The following coding sequences are from one Treponema parvum window:
- the deoD gene encoding purine-nucleoside phosphorylase, translating into MSTHINAKEGDIAPAVLLPGDPLRAKFIAENFLENVVCYNEVRGMYGFTGTFKGKRVSVQGTGMGQPSLSIYATELFKFYDVQKAIRVGTAGAIQEDTQIRDTVLASAACSDSSLITQRFGNLHFAPSADFDLLSKAAAFAKEMNIRYQVGACASSDLFYDDNDNWKIWAKYGVLAVEMEAAELYTLAAKFGRKALAILTISDHILKGGETSAKERETTFSNMINIALNAITA; encoded by the coding sequence GTGCAAAATTTATTGCGGAAAATTTTCTTGAAAATGTGGTCTGTTACAACGAAGTTCGCGGAATGTACGGCTTTACCGGAACATTTAAAGGCAAAAGAGTTTCGGTTCAAGGAACAGGCATGGGGCAGCCGTCCTTATCCATTTATGCAACCGAATTGTTTAAATTTTACGATGTGCAAAAAGCGATAAGGGTGGGAACGGCAGGCGCGATCCAAGAAGATACACAGATAAGAGATACCGTTTTGGCGAGCGCCGCATGTTCTGATTCCTCGCTGATCACGCAGCGTTTCGGGAACCTTCATTTTGCACCCTCTGCAGACTTTGACCTTCTTTCCAAGGCTGCCGCCTTTGCAAAAGAAATGAATATACGCTACCAAGTGGGCGCCTGCGCTTCGAGCGACCTTTTTTACGACGACAACGATAATTGGAAAATTTGGGCAAAATACGGAGTTCTTGCCGTAGAGATGGAAGCTGCGGAATTATATACGCTTGCGGCGAAATTCGGCCGCAAGGCGCTCGCGATCCTCACTATAAGCGATCACATATTGAAAGGCGGTGAAACTTCTGCAAAAGAGCGTGAAACCACATTTTCCAATATGATAAACATTGCTCTGAACGCCATTACCGCTTAA